In the genome of Acaryochloris sp. CCMEE 5410, the window ATTTGGCCGAGATCTACAAGAAGGATTCCTTGACCTCACTCTGCAACAAATCAGAGCCGTTAGACAGTGGTCTCTTAAGGACGGGGCAGTGCTGGCAGTAGGAGATATTGTGTCTTTGACGCTGGCATGGTGGAGTGGTTTACCCTATGCTTTCGTCGGCACTGCTAAGTCCGAATTTTATAGAGGCAGTCATCCACCTTATTTAAGGTCTTCAGTTTATTGGCCTTGGGAACGTTGGCTGATGACCCATAAGCGTTGTCGGGGCGTATTCCCTCGAGATCGCATCACGGCAACAACCCTACAGCGCTGGTCCATCCCCGTTTTCGACTGCGGTAATCCGATGATGGACGATTTGGAGCCTCAAAGTGAATTACCTGAGCTACCCCCTGGCTGTAAAATTCTGTTGTTACCGGGGTCTCACGCTCCTGAAGTCTTTAGGAATTGGCAGCTGATGATCTCAGCCATTGCAGGCTTAGACACGACTCAACAGGGGTATGTGTTTTTAGGTGCGATCGCACCCGGTATTGATCAACTGCCACTCCAAAAGATACTGGTGCAGTATGGATGGTCTACTCAGGACAACACAGCCCGTCCTTACTGTCAACAGCACCAGAATTCCCTACTGCTGGTGCCCAATGGTTTTAGAGATTGCTTGTCGATTGCCAATATTGTCCTGGCGATGGCTGGCACCGCCACAGAGCAAGCCGTCGGCCTCGGTAAACCTGTGATCACGATGCCGGGCC includes:
- a CDS encoding lipid-A-disaccharide synthase-related protein, with translation MLKRMAAQPHGNIQQLLVISNGHGEDRVAMRILQVLRQDIPKLSVDALPIVGIGQSYGEQTIPRLVKGKALVSGGFWGREFGRDLQEGFLDLTLQQIRAVRQWSLKDGAVLAVGDIVSLTLAWWSGLPYAFVGTAKSEFYRGSHPPYLRSSVYWPWERWLMTHKRCRGVFPRDRITATTLQRWSIPVFDCGNPMMDDLEPQSELPELPPGCKILLLPGSHAPEVFRNWQLMISAIAGLDTTQQGYVFLGAIAPGIDQLPLQKILVQYGWSTQDNTARPYCQQHQNSLLLVPNGFRDCLSIANIVLAMAGTATEQAVGLGKPVITMPGHGPQFTAKFAAAQAQLLGPSIYHIRTPEELPHMLSAIQEQCRQPQIWLKNGRHRMGLPGASAKIAQALQQCLLNPSSSK